Proteins encoded in a region of the Arvicanthis niloticus isolate mArvNil1 chromosome 16, mArvNil1.pat.X, whole genome shotgun sequence genome:
- the Coprs gene encoding coordinator of PRMT5 and differentiation stimulator: MDPQAASGPGPGEPSAREAPGTEAGFATADLSGRETETALAEDRLASGAQSIPTDIPTYAEGPGSEEEDFAVEKEADGDLYAWEPSEGPPCPPMEQAAELFNEDWDLELKADQGNPYDADDIQGSISQEIKPWVCCAPQGDMIYDPSWHHPPPLIPHYSKMVFETGQFDDAED; this comes from the exons ATGGACCCTCAGGCAGCCTCCGGTCCCGGGCCGGGCGAGCCGAGTGCGCGGGAGGCCCCCGGCACGGAG GCTGGCTTTGCCACAGCTGACCTGTCTGGTCGGGAGACAGAGACTGCACTGGCCGAGGATCGACTAG CCAGTGGAGCTCAGAGCATCCCTACTGACATTCCTACCTATGCCGAGGGCCCAGGCTCTGAGGAGGAAGACTTTGCAGTGGAGAAGGAAGCTGATGGGGATCTGTATGCCTGGGAGCCGTCAGAGGGTCCACCCTGCCCACCCATGGAACAGGCTGCCGAGCTTTTTAACGAGGACTGGGACTTGGAGCTGAAAGCGGACCAAGGGAATCCTTACG ATGCTGATGACATCCAGGGGAGCATTTCCCAAGAGATTAAACCTTGGGTGTGCTGTGCGCCACAAGGAGATATGATATATGACCCCAGTTGGCACCATCCACCTCCACTGATACCACATTACTCGAAGATGGTCTTCGAAACAGGACAGTTTGACGATGCCGAAGACTAA